The Candidatus Micrarchaeota archaeon genome contains the following window.
ATGTGTATGGTGAAGAATATTGTTGTCGAAGGCACCGTAAAATTCGATGAGAAAACCTACAAGGCATTGAAACTGCACTTCGGCAACATCCCGCTTCTGATCGTCAAGACCCGTCGAGGATACGTCGCTTCAACGTACATAGATGTCAGTGCGGCGGAGAAACTGGGTGATGTGGCATGTTTTGT
Protein-coding sequences here:
- a CDS encoding DUF1805 domain-containing protein, whose protein sequence is MVKNIVVEGTVKFDEKTYKALKLHFGNIPLLIVKTRRGYVASTYIDVSAAEKLGDVACFVSNVKDFSDLHNAKIKHVTSWAEDLGLRPGMTLKKALEILDSE